The DNA segment CCTTGAAGGACGGGTAACGCGCCTCGCCCGACTGGTCGGTGACGGAGACGACGGCCGGGAGCTGCGCCTGAAGCTGCTCGGAGGCGGCGTCGCCGTCGCGGCGGCCCTTGACGGTGCCGTCCTCGACCGAGACCTCGGACAGCAGCGTCACCTGCGGGACGCCCAGACGCTCGGCGACCAGCGCCGGAACGACACCCATGGTGCCGTCGGTGGACGCCATGCCGGAGATGACCAGGTCGTAGCCGGCCTTCTCGATCGCCTTGGCGAGCACCAGCGAGGTACCGAGGGCGTCGGTGCCGTGCAGGTCGTCGTCCTCGACGTGGACGGCCTTGTCGGCACCCATCGAAAGCGCCTTGCGCAGCGCGTCCTTGGCGTCCTCGGGGCCGACGGTCAGAACGGTGACCTCGGCGTCGTCCGCGTCGTCCGCGATCTGGAGGGCCTGCTCAACGGCATACTCGTCCAGCTCGGAGAGCAGACCGTCCACGTCGTCGCGGTCGACGGTCAGGTCATCGGCGAAGTGCCGGTCGCCAGTGGCGTCGGGCACGTACTTCACAGTGACAACGATCCTCAAGCTCACGCCGGCTCTCCTACTGCATCGTCTCTTCTGGGCTGCCTCTTGCAGGCAGCATAGGCGCCTCAAGCGGCCGATCCCGGTCGGGGCGTCGGCGCGCTCCGACCGAAATATTACTCATCAGTACACCCAGTTCACGCCCGCTAAGCAAGCGCTTTGAACTGTGACCTTCGCAACGCAGCGTAACCGGAACTCGACGGCCACACGGACGGAGGGTGGGGTGATCAATCCCGCAGACCGTTGAACCGGCCCTGGTGGTACAGGAGCGGACGGCCGGTACCGGTGGGGTCGCCGAGGATCACCTCGGCGAGCACGATGCGGTGGTCGCCCGCGGGAACCCGGCCGACGATCCGGCAGACCAGCCACGCGAGCACGTCGTCCAGGACGGGCACGCCCTCCGGACCCTCGCGCCAGGCGGTGGACGCGCCGAAACGGTCGGCCCCGCTGCGCGCGAACGTGGCGGCCAGGTCGCTCTGG comes from the Streptomyces sp. NBC_00820 genome and includes:
- a CDS encoding electron transfer flavoprotein subunit beta/FixA family protein, whose amino-acid sequence is MSLRIVVTVKYVPDATGDRHFADDLTVDRDDVDGLLSELDEYAVEQALQIADDADDAEVTVLTVGPEDAKDALRKALSMGADKAVHVEDDDLHGTDALGTSLVLAKAIEKAGYDLVISGMASTDGTMGVVPALVAERLGVPQVTLLSEVSVEDGTVKGRRDGDAASEQLQAQLPAVVSVTDQSGEARYPSFKGIMAAKKKPVQSWDLSDLDIDAEEVGLDGAFTKVEVVTERPARTAGTIVKDEGEGGKQLAEFLASQKFI